A single region of the Salvia miltiorrhiza cultivar Shanhuang (shh) chromosome 8, IMPLAD_Smil_shh, whole genome shotgun sequence genome encodes:
- the LOC131001067 gene encoding serine/threonine-protein kinase WNK1-like isoform X3 → MNGVVDLDSEDSEFVEVDPTGRYGRYNEILGKGASKTVYRAFDEYEGIEVAWNQVKLYDFLQSPEDLERLYCEIHLLKTLKHKNIMKLCTSWVDTANRNINFVTEMFTSGTLRQYRLKHKRVNIRAIKHWCRQILQGLLYLHSHDPPVIHRDLKCDNIFINGNQGEVKIGDLGLAAILRKSHAARCVGTPEFMAPEVYEEEYNELVDIYSFGMCILEMVTFEYPYSECTHPAQIYKKVISGKKPDALYKVKDAEVRRFVEKCLATVSDRLSAWELLNDPFLQIEDYVYDMRPPTGYQRDYDDLGQHLLSAHHSTNSSLVNGYNNFLGYEPENDLDCNSVEYEGNEIDLFTSQEDDHSGNVDVFIKGRMTEDDNIFLRLRIADKEGPVRNIYFPFDTETDTALCVATEMVAELDITDQDVTEIAKMIDGEIASLVPKWRSGVGFEESSLNNKTINCCHICTSDGSDAAGYSLQVLQCPKHGCGAVHGRFEEIMYPFEGDEQQQHGPEVSSDD, encoded by the exons ATGAATGGTGTTGTTGATCTTGATTCAGAAGATTCTGAGTTTGTAGAAGTTGATCCTACTGGGAGATATGGAAGG TATAATGAGATTCTTGGAAAAGGGGCTTCAAAGACTGT TTATAGAGCTTTTGATGAGTATGAAGGGATAGAAGTAGCTTGGAACCAAGTTAAGCTATATGATTTTCTGCAGAGCCCTGAGGATCTTGAGAGGCTGTATTGTGAAATACATCTTCTCAAGACTCTAAAACACAAGAATATCATGAAGCTATGCACTTCGTGGGTCGATACGGCCAACAGAAACATCAATTTTGTGACTGAAATGTTCACTTCTGGCACCCTTAGACA GTATAGGTTGAAACATAAGAGGGTGAATATTAGAGCAATAAAGCATTGGTGCAGGCAGATTTTGCAAGGCCTTCTCTATCTCCATAGCCATGATCCTCCTGTGATTCACCGAGACCTCAAGTGCGACAACATCTTCATCAATGGGAACCAAGGCGAGGTCAAGATTGGCGACCTTGGCCTCGCTGCAATTCTCAGGAAATCTCATGCTGCTCGTTGTGTAG GGACACCGGAGTTCATGGCTCCGGAGGTGTATGAGGAGGAATACAACGAATTAGTTGACATTTACTCGTTTGGAATGTGCATTTTGGAAATGGTGACGTTCGAGTATCCATATAGCGAGTGCACTCATCCGGCCCAAATTTATAAGAAAGTGATCTCT GGGAAGAAACCCGATGCGCTTTACAAAGTTAAGGATGCTGAGGTTCGTAGATTTGTTGAGAAATGCTTAGCAACCGTCTCAGACAGGTTGTCTGCGTGGGAGCTTCTCAATGATCCCTTCCTTCAGATAGAGGACTACGTTTACGATATGAGGCCGCCAACGGGTTATCAGAGGGACTACGACGACTTAGGCCAGCATCTGTTGAGTGCTCACCACAGCACCAACAGCTCTTTAGTGAATGGCTACAACAACTTTCTTGGCTATGAACCGGAGAATGACCTAGACTGCAACTCGGTGGAGTATGAGGGCAACGAGATTGATCTGTTCACGAGCCAGGAGGACGACCACTCGGGAAATGTAGATGTGTTCATCAAAGGGAGAATGACAGAAGACGACAACATCTTTCTCCGACTCAGGATTGCAGACAAGGAAG GCCCCGTTCGCAACATCTACTTCCCTTTCGACACTGAGACGGACACAGCCCTGTGTGTGGCGACTGAGATGGTGGCGGAGCTGGACATCACGGACCAGGACGTGACTGAGATTGCCAAGATGATAGACGGTGAGATCGCCTCATTGGTGCCCAAGTGGAGAAGTGGGGTTGGCTTTGAAGAGAGCAGTCTCAACAACAAGACCATAAATTGCTGTCACATCTGCACCTCAGATGGCTCTGATGCAGCAGGTTACTCCTTGCAAGTTCTTCAGTGCCCGAAACACGGATGTGGGGCCGTGCATGGCCGTTTTGAAGAGATCATGTACCCGTTTGAAGGggacgagcagcagcagcatggCCCGGAAGTAAGCTCTGATGACTGA
- the LOC131001067 gene encoding probable serine/threonine-protein kinase WNK9 isoform X1 codes for MNGVVDLDSEDSEFVEVDPTGRYGRYNEILGKGASKTVYRAFDEYEGIEVAWNQVKLYDFLQSPEDLERLYCEIHLLKTLKHKNIMKLCTSWVDTANRNINFVTEMFTSGTLRQYRLKHKRVNIRAIKHWCRQILQGLLYLHSHDPPVIHRDLKCDNIFINGNQGEVKIGDLGLAAILRKSHAARCVGTPEFMAPEVYEEEYNELVDIYSFGMCILEMVTFEYPYSECTHPAQIYKKVISGKKPDALYKVKDAEVRRFVEKCLATVSDRLSAWELLNDPFLQIEDYVYDMRPPTGYQRDYDDLGQHLLSAHHSTNSSLVNGYNNFLGYEPENDLDCNSVEYEGNEIDLFTSQEDDHSGNVDVFIKGRMTEDDNIFLRLRIADKEGKDESHQLLTHQSEYIVYVPNFSIYLFELVWCVLCTAGPVRNIYFPFDTETDTALCVATEMVAELDITDQDVTEIAKMIDGEIASLVPKWRSGVGFEESSLNNKTINCCHICTSDGSDAAGYSLQVLQCPKHGCGAVHGRFEEIMYPFEGDEQQQHGPEVSSDD; via the exons ATGAATGGTGTTGTTGATCTTGATTCAGAAGATTCTGAGTTTGTAGAAGTTGATCCTACTGGGAGATATGGAAGG TATAATGAGATTCTTGGAAAAGGGGCTTCAAAGACTGT TTATAGAGCTTTTGATGAGTATGAAGGGATAGAAGTAGCTTGGAACCAAGTTAAGCTATATGATTTTCTGCAGAGCCCTGAGGATCTTGAGAGGCTGTATTGTGAAATACATCTTCTCAAGACTCTAAAACACAAGAATATCATGAAGCTATGCACTTCGTGGGTCGATACGGCCAACAGAAACATCAATTTTGTGACTGAAATGTTCACTTCTGGCACCCTTAGACA GTATAGGTTGAAACATAAGAGGGTGAATATTAGAGCAATAAAGCATTGGTGCAGGCAGATTTTGCAAGGCCTTCTCTATCTCCATAGCCATGATCCTCCTGTGATTCACCGAGACCTCAAGTGCGACAACATCTTCATCAATGGGAACCAAGGCGAGGTCAAGATTGGCGACCTTGGCCTCGCTGCAATTCTCAGGAAATCTCATGCTGCTCGTTGTGTAG GGACACCGGAGTTCATGGCTCCGGAGGTGTATGAGGAGGAATACAACGAATTAGTTGACATTTACTCGTTTGGAATGTGCATTTTGGAAATGGTGACGTTCGAGTATCCATATAGCGAGTGCACTCATCCGGCCCAAATTTATAAGAAAGTGATCTCT GGGAAGAAACCCGATGCGCTTTACAAAGTTAAGGATGCTGAGGTTCGTAGATTTGTTGAGAAATGCTTAGCAACCGTCTCAGACAGGTTGTCTGCGTGGGAGCTTCTCAATGATCCCTTCCTTCAGATAGAGGACTACGTTTACGATATGAGGCCGCCAACGGGTTATCAGAGGGACTACGACGACTTAGGCCAGCATCTGTTGAGTGCTCACCACAGCACCAACAGCTCTTTAGTGAATGGCTACAACAACTTTCTTGGCTATGAACCGGAGAATGACCTAGACTGCAACTCGGTGGAGTATGAGGGCAACGAGATTGATCTGTTCACGAGCCAGGAGGACGACCACTCGGGAAATGTAGATGTGTTCATCAAAGGGAGAATGACAGAAGACGACAACATCTTTCTCCGACTCAGGATTGCAGACAAGGAAGGTAAAGATGAATCACATCAGCTTCTCACGCATCAAAGCGAGTATATAGTTTATGTCCCCAACTTTAgcatatatttatttgaattggtTTGGTGTGTGCTGTGCACTGCAGGCCCCGTTCGCAACATCTACTTCCCTTTCGACACTGAGACGGACACAGCCCTGTGTGTGGCGACTGAGATGGTGGCGGAGCTGGACATCACGGACCAGGACGTGACTGAGATTGCCAAGATGATAGACGGTGAGATCGCCTCATTGGTGCCCAAGTGGAGAAGTGGGGTTGGCTTTGAAGAGAGCAGTCTCAACAACAAGACCATAAATTGCTGTCACATCTGCACCTCAGATGGCTCTGATGCAGCAGGTTACTCCTTGCAAGTTCTTCAGTGCCCGAAACACGGATGTGGGGCCGTGCATGGCCGTTTTGAAGAGATCATGTACCCGTTTGAAGGggacgagcagcagcagcatggCCCGGAAGTAAGCTCTGATGACTGA
- the LOC131001067 gene encoding serine/threonine-protein kinase WNK1-like isoform X2 yields the protein MEGYRAFDEYEGIEVAWNQVKLYDFLQSPEDLERLYCEIHLLKTLKHKNIMKLCTSWVDTANRNINFVTEMFTSGTLRQYRLKHKRVNIRAIKHWCRQILQGLLYLHSHDPPVIHRDLKCDNIFINGNQGEVKIGDLGLAAILRKSHAARCVGTPEFMAPEVYEEEYNELVDIYSFGMCILEMVTFEYPYSECTHPAQIYKKVISGKKPDALYKVKDAEVRRFVEKCLATVSDRLSAWELLNDPFLQIEDYVYDMRPPTGYQRDYDDLGQHLLSAHHSTNSSLVNGYNNFLGYEPENDLDCNSVEYEGNEIDLFTSQEDDHSGNVDVFIKGRMTEDDNIFLRLRIADKEGKDESHQLLTHQSEYIVYVPNFSIYLFELVWCVLCTAGPVRNIYFPFDTETDTALCVATEMVAELDITDQDVTEIAKMIDGEIASLVPKWRSGVGFEESSLNNKTINCCHICTSDGSDAAGYSLQVLQCPKHGCGAVHGRFEEIMYPFEGDEQQQHGPEVSSDD from the exons ATGGAAGG TTATAGAGCTTTTGATGAGTATGAAGGGATAGAAGTAGCTTGGAACCAAGTTAAGCTATATGATTTTCTGCAGAGCCCTGAGGATCTTGAGAGGCTGTATTGTGAAATACATCTTCTCAAGACTCTAAAACACAAGAATATCATGAAGCTATGCACTTCGTGGGTCGATACGGCCAACAGAAACATCAATTTTGTGACTGAAATGTTCACTTCTGGCACCCTTAGACA GTATAGGTTGAAACATAAGAGGGTGAATATTAGAGCAATAAAGCATTGGTGCAGGCAGATTTTGCAAGGCCTTCTCTATCTCCATAGCCATGATCCTCCTGTGATTCACCGAGACCTCAAGTGCGACAACATCTTCATCAATGGGAACCAAGGCGAGGTCAAGATTGGCGACCTTGGCCTCGCTGCAATTCTCAGGAAATCTCATGCTGCTCGTTGTGTAG GGACACCGGAGTTCATGGCTCCGGAGGTGTATGAGGAGGAATACAACGAATTAGTTGACATTTACTCGTTTGGAATGTGCATTTTGGAAATGGTGACGTTCGAGTATCCATATAGCGAGTGCACTCATCCGGCCCAAATTTATAAGAAAGTGATCTCT GGGAAGAAACCCGATGCGCTTTACAAAGTTAAGGATGCTGAGGTTCGTAGATTTGTTGAGAAATGCTTAGCAACCGTCTCAGACAGGTTGTCTGCGTGGGAGCTTCTCAATGATCCCTTCCTTCAGATAGAGGACTACGTTTACGATATGAGGCCGCCAACGGGTTATCAGAGGGACTACGACGACTTAGGCCAGCATCTGTTGAGTGCTCACCACAGCACCAACAGCTCTTTAGTGAATGGCTACAACAACTTTCTTGGCTATGAACCGGAGAATGACCTAGACTGCAACTCGGTGGAGTATGAGGGCAACGAGATTGATCTGTTCACGAGCCAGGAGGACGACCACTCGGGAAATGTAGATGTGTTCATCAAAGGGAGAATGACAGAAGACGACAACATCTTTCTCCGACTCAGGATTGCAGACAAGGAAGGTAAAGATGAATCACATCAGCTTCTCACGCATCAAAGCGAGTATATAGTTTATGTCCCCAACTTTAgcatatatttatttgaattggtTTGGTGTGTGCTGTGCACTGCAGGCCCCGTTCGCAACATCTACTTCCCTTTCGACACTGAGACGGACACAGCCCTGTGTGTGGCGACTGAGATGGTGGCGGAGCTGGACATCACGGACCAGGACGTGACTGAGATTGCCAAGATGATAGACGGTGAGATCGCCTCATTGGTGCCCAAGTGGAGAAGTGGGGTTGGCTTTGAAGAGAGCAGTCTCAACAACAAGACCATAAATTGCTGTCACATCTGCACCTCAGATGGCTCTGATGCAGCAGGTTACTCCTTGCAAGTTCTTCAGTGCCCGAAACACGGATGTGGGGCCGTGCATGGCCGTTTTGAAGAGATCATGTACCCGTTTGAAGGggacgagcagcagcagcatggCCCGGAAGTAAGCTCTGATGACTGA
- the LOC131001067 gene encoding serine/threonine-protein kinase WNK1-like isoform X4: protein MEGYRAFDEYEGIEVAWNQVKLYDFLQSPEDLERLYCEIHLLKTLKHKNIMKLCTSWVDTANRNINFVTEMFTSGTLRQYRLKHKRVNIRAIKHWCRQILQGLLYLHSHDPPVIHRDLKCDNIFINGNQGEVKIGDLGLAAILRKSHAARCVGTPEFMAPEVYEEEYNELVDIYSFGMCILEMVTFEYPYSECTHPAQIYKKVISGKKPDALYKVKDAEVRRFVEKCLATVSDRLSAWELLNDPFLQIEDYVYDMRPPTGYQRDYDDLGQHLLSAHHSTNSSLVNGYNNFLGYEPENDLDCNSVEYEGNEIDLFTSQEDDHSGNVDVFIKGRMTEDDNIFLRLRIADKEGPVRNIYFPFDTETDTALCVATEMVAELDITDQDVTEIAKMIDGEIASLVPKWRSGVGFEESSLNNKTINCCHICTSDGSDAAGYSLQVLQCPKHGCGAVHGRFEEIMYPFEGDEQQQHGPEVSSDD, encoded by the exons ATGGAAGG TTATAGAGCTTTTGATGAGTATGAAGGGATAGAAGTAGCTTGGAACCAAGTTAAGCTATATGATTTTCTGCAGAGCCCTGAGGATCTTGAGAGGCTGTATTGTGAAATACATCTTCTCAAGACTCTAAAACACAAGAATATCATGAAGCTATGCACTTCGTGGGTCGATACGGCCAACAGAAACATCAATTTTGTGACTGAAATGTTCACTTCTGGCACCCTTAGACA GTATAGGTTGAAACATAAGAGGGTGAATATTAGAGCAATAAAGCATTGGTGCAGGCAGATTTTGCAAGGCCTTCTCTATCTCCATAGCCATGATCCTCCTGTGATTCACCGAGACCTCAAGTGCGACAACATCTTCATCAATGGGAACCAAGGCGAGGTCAAGATTGGCGACCTTGGCCTCGCTGCAATTCTCAGGAAATCTCATGCTGCTCGTTGTGTAG GGACACCGGAGTTCATGGCTCCGGAGGTGTATGAGGAGGAATACAACGAATTAGTTGACATTTACTCGTTTGGAATGTGCATTTTGGAAATGGTGACGTTCGAGTATCCATATAGCGAGTGCACTCATCCGGCCCAAATTTATAAGAAAGTGATCTCT GGGAAGAAACCCGATGCGCTTTACAAAGTTAAGGATGCTGAGGTTCGTAGATTTGTTGAGAAATGCTTAGCAACCGTCTCAGACAGGTTGTCTGCGTGGGAGCTTCTCAATGATCCCTTCCTTCAGATAGAGGACTACGTTTACGATATGAGGCCGCCAACGGGTTATCAGAGGGACTACGACGACTTAGGCCAGCATCTGTTGAGTGCTCACCACAGCACCAACAGCTCTTTAGTGAATGGCTACAACAACTTTCTTGGCTATGAACCGGAGAATGACCTAGACTGCAACTCGGTGGAGTATGAGGGCAACGAGATTGATCTGTTCACGAGCCAGGAGGACGACCACTCGGGAAATGTAGATGTGTTCATCAAAGGGAGAATGACAGAAGACGACAACATCTTTCTCCGACTCAGGATTGCAGACAAGGAAG GCCCCGTTCGCAACATCTACTTCCCTTTCGACACTGAGACGGACACAGCCCTGTGTGTGGCGACTGAGATGGTGGCGGAGCTGGACATCACGGACCAGGACGTGACTGAGATTGCCAAGATGATAGACGGTGAGATCGCCTCATTGGTGCCCAAGTGGAGAAGTGGGGTTGGCTTTGAAGAGAGCAGTCTCAACAACAAGACCATAAATTGCTGTCACATCTGCACCTCAGATGGCTCTGATGCAGCAGGTTACTCCTTGCAAGTTCTTCAGTGCCCGAAACACGGATGTGGGGCCGTGCATGGCCGTTTTGAAGAGATCATGTACCCGTTTGAAGGggacgagcagcagcagcatggCCCGGAAGTAAGCTCTGATGACTGA